The Mytilus edulis chromosome 4, xbMytEdul2.2, whole genome shotgun sequence nucleotide sequence AACAACATAGTaagtttcaaaacaaatcaagttttctgcactatttatataacaattgtaaataatataaacaagagaactatcaaatgaaatttggttATAAAAAACTTACATCATTTGTAAtgcaccattttttttcacataaaacatGTTATAGAAAGCACCATGACAGCGGTTACAAatcaagaatttttatatatttatctctaGGTTTAACTTAATCATATAGCactataaaaagtaataaaaacaaaagaaaaaaagtttaagcaAACACAATATGATAAAATATGCGATAATATGTTGTAATTAAATTTGGATGCTGTAAATTCTCATatgaaaaaattccaaagatgaaaatgatgataaagtaaacataaaaacaaaaagttctccaaacattatatacatatatatattatttacatatatacaataataccaatcatatttgttttttaatttaatttatttctattacaaaactaaacatatgtaaatggaaaactaaaaagaataatttaatgaAAGGAATAGATTAATAATGAACTTTAATACCAGAGAAAGTAGATTATTTAATGAAAAGAATagatttataatgaaatttatggTTTGAATGAGCATGAAACATATAAACTAAggtgaatttataaaaacaaactacatgtatactactatttacaatataataaaatgagaGTAGAGAAATGCGAGTATAATCAAAatcttttctttaattaaaataaagtgtaactaatccaaataaatcaaatgaaagaaaattgaaaagttttggtgatataatttttcataatataAGTAGATTTGTAGAATACATCCTCATCAGTGATTATTAAAATTTAGATAACAGTGTAtaaataagtttataaaatttagaaaaaagattataaaatttagaaaaaaaaaaataaaaaaaatataaaatttagaaaaaaaatttaaaaaatttcataaaatttaaaagtttagaaaATTAATCATAGGTTAGTCTCTGTGGCCGAATAGATATCCTGTTTGATCTTCTCAATATTCTTGGTGGTTGTTGTTGTGCTGGGGCTACTCGTCTGTTATTTTCACGtggtggaaaaaaataatttataatttcttgAAGCCTTTCATAAATTGCGATGAGGATATATTCTACAAATTAAAAAGTAGTAAATACAGAGATAGATATTaacttaaacagttttttttggTGTATTAACAAAATCTGCAATTTCTATTTCGGATAGTGAATCTGCATCGACATTGAAGGAGAATTGGTGTTGGCGGAAATTGGTTTTTGCAGTTCTCTTCTTTTTGCAGATGCAAAATAACATCAGCGACAAGAGCATAACACATGCTAGAGATGCTGTAAAGATAAATTTGAATATGTCActtactttaaaaattataaaatatattgatatatataaatagattagaccattggtttttctgtttgaattgtctttatagcttactgtttggtgtgagcttttgctctgtgttgaaggtcatactttgatctataatacattggcactcataccgcatctttttcttatttataaataagtgtttttattagaacatgtatatatttttattttatttatttattttatttttatattgtttgtcaatcaaataaataaattaaatttagataCTTACCAAAAATCATTATAAGAATGATCTTAATATTATCTAGACCCTTGTCTTCCTCCTGTGCATGTGGTGTTGACttctgaaataaagaaataaaatcatgtatttcatgaaaatgttgatattaaaaaatcttatccttcacattttaatttgtttttaagcaCTATACTATAGAGAATACAAATTGACtcgttcatgtacatgtatttcctaataaaaatagaaaacaaaacggacgttttaattaaaaaaatatcagataaatGCTTACCAGTTGTTTATCAGTGGTGCCGATTGACAATGTGGATCCTGGTGTTACTCTTGTTGCTGCTGTTGTTGTTGTAGAAGCTATGACtccattctgtaaaaaaaaaatatacataatgtaagaaatgttttacacaataaaattaataaataatatataagatCTGCTCATAGTTTAGGTTGTTTCTAGTCACTTTACATATAGAGACAATACTACGTGATTACTTTAAAGCTCTTATTATTCTGTTATTCTTTTCTAATTTCCTATATACTTACATCACAATGTATACCATTAACAATTGTTATTGTTTCTGGTGCTGCTAAAACATTGCTGCATTTAGAATTTCCTTGTTTGATCTCAATTGAATGCAGGTCTCTATTATTTGCAAGGTCCAATTGTCCGGCAACAAAAAATCTTTCGAATACGACTTTCTTTACATCTAGTCGGATTCTGGTGTTGTAGAGCCCTGCTCCAGTCCATCTGCAATGGAGAGTATCCCCCTCCACTGTGCATACATCTCTCAATTCATGCGAGCATGAAACAGCTGACATTGTGAAACAAATGATGATGAATATAAACATGGTGTTGATGGGTgacattttgcaaatattttgagGAATTAAATACCCGGatgagaaataaaaacaatagtcTAATTAGGGAATAAATTAGGGGTAATTAATTCCGTGATATATGGTTGGGATAAGAGTGGTAGATGGATAAGGTTTAATTAATGTTTGAGTATggattgttttaataaataataataatagtttttacaatatacgctagggttagggttaattaatatattttcaattcttattcatttttgttacaaatgaaacttaaaagttttataaaatttcttcTCTCAACGCGAAGTCATTTAATCTTCTATTTTTTCAGTTTTACTTTTAACTTCTTTATccaaaatattaacaatttaaattgTCTATATGTTAAATGCGatggaaaataaatcaaaacattcttttataagtgaaaaaacaaaattttcatttaatattatacaacagttatattatgtaattttcttgacgtCTGCAAAATGCAACGtgtgaaaaaatcaaaacagtcttttatatttctacaaattttaaaatccaatattttgatattattcaacaaatatattatacaattttgcTAGCGGGAACAAATTTTTGTCAAGTCTTTTatatttctacaaattttaaaatccaatattttgatattattcaacaaatatattatacaattttgcTAGCGGGAACAAATTTTTGTCAACGTGGCAAAAATATTTGCTGCTGCCACACAATATATACTActggtattcccaggcggtcacccatccaagtactaaccgggctcgacgttgcttaacttcggtgatcggacgagaaccggtgttttcaacgtgatatagtcgtagacacagaagtgttaaaattttcggtatttaaagctacgagctgccgcaaatcgtgtataaagcatttcttaacaaaatctgtataaaataaaaataaaaagtttcagatacatgtatacctacaaaaatgagaagcagaaatgaatatttcgattgaaaaaaacccctgcacgaatgaataaaccgcacagcggggatgggtccgccaaaatgttgtgccaagcgatattcacgggcaaatcatgcagacagaactatcaagcagggaatactatttcgtctaaaaaaaaaaggtagtcttatttcaggatataaaacgcagctgtgaagcaaatagagacgtttcaaaagtggcgtccacagcaaggcagttttaaaaggcgagaaaaaaaaaatcacttacccggcctgtcatgcgaaatccaacgtatagcctcagtttcagaagccgtcgctatgacattcttttacagaacagtagcaaggggagagtacttagtttaactaactttgcggctgctgttctgaacctcaagttgctaccaaaatgttttgtgagttataaaatctataaactttatcatttctctaaaggtgtgaaaaataacaagtaaaaaaagaaaaagaaaagaaatgtctacaacacccggtattcccaggcggtcacccatccaagtactaaccgggctcgacgttgcttaacttcggtgatcggacgagaaccggtgttttcaacgtgatatggtcgtagacacagaagtgttaaaattttcggtatttaaagctacgagctgccgcaaatcgtgtataaagcatttcttaacaaaatatgtataaaataaaaataaaaagtttcagatacatgtatacctacaaaaatgagaagcagaaatgaatatttcgattgaaaaaaaaccctgcacgaatgaataaaccgcacagcggggatgggtccgccaaaatgttgtgccaagcgatattcacgggcaaatcatgcagacagaactatcaagcagggaatactatttcgtctaaaaaaaaaggtagtcttatttcaggatataaaacgcagctgtgaagcaaatagagacgtttcaaaagtggcgtccacagcaaggcagttttaaaaggcgagaaaaaaaaatcacttacccggcctgtcatgcgaaatccaacgtatagcctcagtttcagaagccgtcgctatgacattcttttacagaacagtagcaaggggagagtacttagtttaactaactttgcggctgctgttctgaacctcaagttgctaccaaaatgttttgtgagttataaaatctataaactttatcatttctctaaaggtgtgaaaaataacaagtaaaaaaagaaaaagaaaagaaatgtctacaacacccggtattcccaggcggtcacccatccaagtactaaccgggctcgacgttgcttaacttcggtgatcggacgagaaccggtgttttcaacgtgatatagtcgtagacacagaagtgttaaaattttcggtatttaaagctacgagctgccgcaaatcgtgtataaagcatttcttaacaaaatctgtataaaataaaaataaaaagtttcagatacatgtatacctacaaaaatgagaagcagaaatgaatatttcgattgaaaaaaaaccctgcatgaatgaataaaccgcacagcggggatgggtccgccaaaatgttgtgccaagcgatattcacgggcaaatcatgcagacagaactatcaagcagggaatactatttcgtctaaaaaaaaaaggtagtcttatttcaggatataaaacgcagctgtgaagcaaatagagacgtttcaaaagtggcgtccacagcaaggcagttttaaaaggcgagaaaaaaaaatcacttacccggcctgtcatgcgaaatccaacgtatagcctcagtttcagaagccgtcgctatgacattcttttacagaacagtagcaaggggagagtacttagtttaactaactttgcggctgctgttctgaacctcaagttgctaccaaaatgttttgtgagttataaaatctataaactttatcatttctctaaaggtgtgaaaaataacaagtaaaaaaagaaaaagaaaagaaatgtctacaacacccggtattcccaggcggtcacccatccaagtactaaccgggctcgacgttgcttaacttcggtgatcggacgagaaccggtgttttcaacgtgatatggtcgtagacacagaagtgttaaaattttcggtatttaaagctacgagctgccgcaaatcgtgtataaagcatttcttaacaaaatctgtataaaataaaaataaaaagtttcagatacatgtatacctacaaaaatgagaagcagaaatgaatatttcgattgaaaaaaaaaccctgcacgaatgaataaaccgcacagcggggatgggtccgccaaaatgttgtgccaagcgatattcacgggcaaatcatgcagacagaactatcaagcagggaatactatttcgtctaaaaaaaaaaggtagtcttatttcaggatataaaacgcagctgtgaagcaaatagagacgtttcaaaagtggcgtccacagcaaggcagttttaaaaggcgagaaaaaaaaatcacttacccggcctgtcatgcgaaatccaacgtatagcctcagtttcagaagccgtcgctatgccattcttttacagaacagtagcaaggggagagtacttagtttaactaactttgcggctgctgttctgaacctcaagttgctaccaaaatgttttgtgagttataaaatctataaactttatcatttctctaaaggtgtgaaaaataacaagtaaaaaaagaaaaagaaaagaaatgtcta carries:
- the LOC139519250 gene encoding uncharacterized protein isoform X2, with the protein product MSPINTMFIFIIICFTMSAVSCSHELRDVCTVEGDTLHCRWTGAGLYNTRIRLDVKKVVFERFFVAGQLDLANNRDLHSIEIKQGNSKCSNVLAAPETITIVNGIHCDNGVIASTTTTAATRVTPGSTLSIGTTDKQLKSTPHAQEEDKGLDNIKIILIMIFEYILIAIYERLQEIINYFFPPRENNRRVAPAQQQPPRILRRSNRISIRPQRLTYD
- the LOC139519250 gene encoding uncharacterized protein isoform X1 — translated: MSPINTMFIFIIICFTMSAVSCSHELRDVCTVEGDTLHCRWTGAGLYNTRIRLDVKKVVFERFFVAGQLDLANNRDLHSIEIKQGNSKCSNVLAAPETITIVNGIHCDNGVIASTTTTAATRVTPGSTLSIGTTDKQLKSTPHAQEEDKGLDNIKIILIMIFASLACVMLLSLMLFCICKKKRTAKTNFRQHQFSFNVDADSLSEIEIADFVNTPKKTV